GCCGTACCAGGGCTACCCCGACATCATCAAGCAAGAAGCGCGCAGCCTCGGCGCCACCGCGCAGGTGGCCGGCGGCGTGCCCGCCATGTGCGACGGCGTGACCCAGGGCACGCCCGGCATGGAGCTGAGCCTCTTCAGCCGCGACGTGATCGCCATGGGCACGGCCATCGCGCTCACGCACGACATGTTCGACGGCGCCCTGCTGCTGGGCGTGTGCGACAAGATCGTGCCTGGCCTTTTGATTGGCGCGCTGCACTTCGGGCACCTGCCCACGGTGTTCGTGCCCGCCGGTCCGATGCCCTCGGGTTTGTCGAACGGCGAGAAGTCGAAGGTGCGCGAACAGGCGGCGCAGGGCCTGGTCGGCCGGCAGGGCCTGCTCGACGCCGAGATGGCGGCCTACCACACCATGGGCACCTGCACCTTCTACGGCACCGCCAACAGCAACCAGATGCTGCTCGAGGCCATGGGCCTGCACGTGCCCGGCACCGCTTTCATCCAGCCCGGCGACGCCATGCGCGAAACGCTCACGCGCGAGGCTGTGCGCACCGTGCTGGGCAAGTCGGGCGTGGGCGGCGTCGAGCGCCGCGCCGGGCCGCCCCAAGCAAGCGAGCGCCCCCTCGGGGGGCAGCGAGGACACGAAGTGCCGAGCGTGGGGGCCTGGTCTTGCCCTCCTATCGGCGAAATGGTCGACGAGCGCTGCATCGTCAATGCCATGGTGGCGCTGCTGGCCACCGGCGGCTCCACCAATCACCTGATCCACTGGGTGGCGGTGGCGCGCTCGGCCGGCATCGTGATCGACTGGGACGACTTCTCCCGGCTCTCCGACGTGATCCCTCTGCTGACGCGCGTCTATCCCAACGGCAGCGCCGACGTGAATGCGTTCCAGGCCGCGGGCGGTCCGGGCTTCGTGATCGGCGAACTGCTCGACGCCGGCCTGATGCATGCCGACGTGCTGACCGTGCGCGCCGGCGGCATCCGCGAGTTCGCGAACATCCCCTCCCTTGCGGACGACAGGCGCCTGGTCTGGACTTCCGCCGCGCCGTCCAAGGACGACACCGTCGCGCGGCCTGTCGAGAGCCCCTTCAGCGCCACCGGCGGCCTGAAGCTGCTCAACGGCAATCTGGGGCGCAGCGTGATCAAGGTGTCTTCGGTGCCCGACGACCGCCATGTGATCGAGGCGCCGGCGCGCGTCTTCGATTCGCAGGCCGCGCTGCACCAGGCCTTCACCGCCGGCGAGCTGGAGCGCGACGTGGTCTGCGTGGTGCGCTGGCAGGGGCCGCAGGCCAACG
This genomic window from Variovorax paradoxus contains:
- a CDS encoding dihydroxy-acid dehydratase domain-containing protein, translating into MSTHSTVLDVTDRIRERSRGPRSAYLQRLAEIRSRDRGSDRMGCANVAHAVAGIPANDKFKVVTERAPNIGIVTAYNDMLSAHAPYQGYPDIIKQEARSLGATAQVAGGVPAMCDGVTQGTPGMELSLFSRDVIAMGTAIALTHDMFDGALLLGVCDKIVPGLLIGALHFGHLPTVFVPAGPMPSGLSNGEKSKVREQAAQGLVGRQGLLDAEMAAYHTMGTCTFYGTANSNQMLLEAMGLHVPGTAFIQPGDAMRETLTREAVRTVLGKSGVGGVERRAGPPQASERPLGGQRGHEVPSVGAWSCPPIGEMVDERCIVNAMVALLATGGSTNHLIHWVAVARSAGIVIDWDDFSRLSDVIPLLTRVYPNGSADVNAFQAAGGPGFVIGELLDAGLMHADVLTVRAGGIREFANIPSLADDRRLVWTSAAPSKDDTVARPVESPFSATGGLKLLNGNLGRSVIKVSSVPDDRHVIEAPARVFDSQAALHQAFTAGELERDVVCVVRWQGPQANGMPELHKLTPPLSVLQGKGFRVALVTDGRMSGASGKVPAAIHVSPEAAAGGPLAKVRDGDVVRLDAVAGTLAVLVPDDEWAEREIAKLPEAKRIDDGHGLGRELFAGMRRNALTAEEGACSWL